The genomic window CCAGGCGCTCCCGGTGCCGCAGCAGCCGCTCCAGCTCCCGCTGCAGCCGGGCGCTCTCCGCTcgctccgccgccgcccgcgcccgcTCCTCGCCCTCCCGCCGCAGCGCCCGCTCCCGCCGGGCCGCCACCGCCTGCACGGGGGCACGGGGTCAGCGGGGACCCTCCGgcctgcccggccccggcccccggTCCGGCACCTTGAGGAAGGACTCGAATCTGAGCACGGCGTCGCGGTGCTGCTCTTGCCTCCGGGCCAGCTGCTGCCGGCGCTGCGCCAGGCGCTGCATCCGCTGCTGGAACTCCTGCGGGATGGCAGGGCGCCGGGAGTATCGCCAACGTTTGTGGGCACctgaggggagctggggacacccctgccagccccttgTCCCCACGGCACGCCTGCAGCGCCCGGGGGGCTGGGGCCGCCCTCACCTGCCGCTGGTTCTGCAGCTCCCGCTCCGCCTCGGCCGCCTCCCGCCTCTTGAGGAGCACACGGGTGGATGGAGGCAGCGTGGCGGggccccgcgctgcccccgtCCTGCCACGGGCTGCGTGCAGCTCGGCCGGGCTGCGGAGGGAAAGCCTGGGCAGGGCATCTGCCACCGTGCCAcgggcagggctgccaggggccGCCGCTGTGCCTGGCCCGCTCCCCCGGGTGCCAGGAGGCACACAGCCTTAGCCCTGCCTGCATTCATGCTCTTGCCCTCCCACTTCAGCCTCCCCTATTTGGAGCCCCCCAGCACCAGTGCTGTTCCCTAGGGAAGGACAGGTGACACCACAATCTCAGCTTTCTTGTTAGACCCCGGGGAatccccctgcctgcccccagcccgTGGCTGCAGTGTCCTCTCCTTCCTGACAGCCATCCCGGAGATGGGAACACTAACCGAGATCACGGGGTACGCAGGACATTGCTGGCCTGGTGCCAGCCCTTTGGTCACTGCcatggggagggcagaggggtgTCACTCACAGCAGCCGCAGCTTGTCCCGGAAAGCCTCTCGCACCCGCTCCTCCAACTCCGGGTCCATCTCGGCGGTGCCTCCTCCTCGCCCGAAGAGCTGGGGCCGGGACAGCCgaggtgctggcagcacaaCAGAGttgccaggggcagccagaggcTCCCGCAGCTCCCGGGGATTTTCCTGGCTCGGCTCCGAGCGCCGCTGCGAGGGCGCGGTGcggggcacagggaatgcaccAGGGCTGCTTGCAGGGGGGCTCCCGCTCTCAAACCATCCCAGCCTTCCACCCACACTCCGttccctccagccctcagatcctgctccagcccctcagaaCCCTCTGTTCAGCCCTTCAGAGACCACTGTGCACAGCCAGaccccagcaccatccccagccctccctgtgcccctcagcctgctccagctcccactgTTCTGACACCCCAGGGATGGCTCAGACCCCCTGACTTCACCCACAGCACAAACCCTGCCTCTCTCTGCATGTGCCAGGACTGCTTCCCTTCTGCACAAGCCATCAGATCCCCCTGTGTGCTGTCaggtcccctctgtccccctaTATGTGTGCTCATGTCCCTATTACCCTACACCCACACAAGGAATAGATTAACTCCTGATGTGGACACAGAGCAACactgcagaaggaagagaaaaaaaatattcataatacAAACAATTCAGCCTTCCCAGAGTCAGTGTCAGCCATGTCCTGCCCACACAGCCCTCGTTTCTTCCCTCGCCCCAGGACCACTGTGGCCCTGTGGTGACTTTgtccatcccagagctgctcattGGGACTGAGCCAAAATCTCACATGGGAATTCGAGTCCATTACAGGCATTGAAGTGAGGGGGTGCTCCcatgctctgcctgtgctgggtgcCACCTTGTTTTAGGGACACccaagagaaggaggaaaatggaagagagaagaaatggaGAACCATGACTGGAGAAGGATGGAGTGAAACTGTGGAAGTGGCAGGTGGAGAGAGAGGTGCCTGAAGTGTCCTGGACAGGGCACTGACAGCCTGTGCTCAGCCACACACAGTGATGGCCTGCTTGATGCTGGATTCCAGCTGGAGCTCCGTGTGCTTCCTCAAGGAGGGATAGAAGCTATGAGCCTCGTGCCTCTTCTCTCACTTCCTGTGCAGAGACCCCACTGTGGAGCTCGTCATCGTCACCtacacagagcacagagcagcagcatctcagctACAACAGCCATCAAGaattcctccctccctggcagctgctctgggaagaggcagagctcagcagggagcaggagctcctcACCTTCTGTGAGGTGGTTCAGGTGAgcagcctgggccctgctcccaCCTACCAGCGCCATGGCCTCGTGCTCGCTGCGGCTGCTCAGGGCCTCCTCAGACCCCTTCCCCTCCTCGTCATCTTCAGAGTCCACCAGTACTAGGACATCCCCTGAGTCTGCATtcctgggaagagcagagcaagCTGGATGAAAGGCTGAGGAGAGCCTGTTCCCTGCCCTACAGGAAGGCTGAGTAGTGATGCATGAGGGGCTGGGCTGAAGAATGTCAACTCACCTGAATGCAGCACCtgaacaggagagaaaagagagacaaCGTTAGCAACTGCCCCTCTGTATGGTAGCAGTGTGCCCCTGAGTGGGGAATCATGAGCACTGACTCTGtgattgcagaaggctgatcaGTGCTTTATTGTTACCACACTATACTATATGAAAAACCCACCACCCTTGCCAGTCTGATACACACACATGGAGCTAATTGGTCAACGAATTAAAACCCTATCACCAGAGTCCAATTAAGGAATCACTCTTTGGTaaaaaatctccataacacattccacatgggcacaacaacaggtgcagagattaagataagaattgttttctctgagctttctcacagcttcccaggaaaatcctgggagagaattatgtctctctctgctcAGAAGATATGTGATCACCATACCTTTGGGAGTGCCACTGGTTTTACTGGACTGGACAACCCCTGCCAATCCTGTGCCTCCCCCAagggagccccaggcagctccaagcagaGGCACAGACTTGGAAGTGACCTGCCCAGACGTGGCACAGGCAACCCTGACTGAGTACAGcacacagggagggacaggtgggTTGGGGATAAAGCCCCAGGAAGGAGGAACCAATCCCTACCTCTGAGGCACAGGAGGGGATTGTAGTACAACACAACCCCAGTGACAGTGAGAACAGTCAGGAGAGACAGCACCACCACAGCACCCACGACCCCAACGATGTTCACCggctctgcagagaggggacacagctggatgAGGGATTCTCAGGTgtgcagcacccccaggccctcctgccacagccccactcacGTTTCACCGTGAGGCAGACGAAGAGCTCCCTGAGCCCGACGGGGTTCTGGGCCTTGCAGACGTAGCAGCCCCCATCAGTGGCCTGGGAGCAGTTCTGGATGGTGAGCCGGGACACGTTGCCCTCCTGGGTGATGAGGAACCTCCCCCCAGGCTGGATCTCCTCCTCGGGCTGGGAGATGTCCCTgagccagctgagctgagctgccgGCGTGCTCTCGGTCACCCGGCAGGTCAGCGTCACGTTGTCACCCACAAAGCAGGTCTGAGGGGGCTCAGACTCCAGGGAAGGGAGCTCTGAACACCCCCGGggcaaaaggaaacaaaaacagGAGTCAAGGAGGGAATGGAGGCAATTAACATAACGAGCAATCAAGCTTCTGGCTGATTAATAATCATTAACAGaagggaggcaggcaggagtCTGGGAGTGGAGTGCTATGGGTTTGGCATTTGGCTCACTCAGGAGCCTCCCAAGGGGTGACCTGAGCAGCTTTCATGGTGCTCAGTCCCTTCTGACACCTGTCTGCACATCCCCAGGGAAAAATGGTCTGAGGGTAGCCAGCAGGCAGAtggcagagaggagaagagCAGCCCAGGCATTATTTCCCTTGGGATCAGCAGAGCTCTTGTGAAGCCTTGACAACCCTTGGAGGATAAATACAGCCCAAATTTTCATCAGCCACTCAGATCCCCGAGATGCCTGAAGGGCACACATAACCCTTAAACCCACCCTTACCAAACCTCATCTCAagctgcccacagcccccaAACCACCTCTCACTGTCACACAGGTGTGTGGGAGGTTTCCACAGGTGAAAACACTGCTGGGGCCCCTGAAGATTGGCCCAAACACAGCTCACCTACAGCTCTGCCATgatggagctcagctgcaggacaTCTGTGCCTTGTGCTGCACTTGTGTGCCCTGCCATGCCACCTCCTGCCTTCTCTGACCTCCTCAGtgctctggagagcagggaatgacCAGGATACCCACCTGCCCCCATTCACCAGCTTCATTAGCAGTTAATGAGGCAGCAATCCACTCACTTATCTCCACAGTGCaggcaggctgctcctgcttcaCCACGTGGCTGCCCACACACGTGAAGACTTTCCTGTGGGCAAGGTGGGAGCTGTTCAGGGTCTCCACGTGGGTGTCTGAGGAGCTGGTGGAGCTGATGACCCAGCTGGAGTTCTCCAAATCCTGCCCCTCTTCTCTCCAGTgcagggtggggtgggggtaCCCTCCAGGCCAGCTGCAGAacagctgcagcatcagccCTGATGAGGAGCTCTCAGCCCAGCACTTTGGGGCTGCCTGTGGTGGATCTATCAGCAAGGACAGCATGTGGTCAGAAACActtgcagggctggaattcaTTTTTCATCATCCCTCTTGAAAAATCTTTCCTGTTTCCCTGCCAGTCTTGCTCCCTGAcctgcatcccacagccccaggtgtgcaCAGCTGTAAGAGACAGCCAGCAGGGACCAAGAGAGGCTGTGACAGTCCCCACAGCCAAGCCttgagggagggaaaaaattattgcCACAGCTTTATCCAATGGAAATGAGATAAACACAGCAGGAGAATGAAATCCCACTGCCCTGGTCCTCATGGCACAGCTACCACTGAGTCATCACTTGAGAGCAAGGCACAGTCCTggctctctcccagctgctccttccacacACAGATCCACCACACACGTGCTGATTTAACAGCCAGAGGGATTCTGGACTCTGATCCAGGCAGGATTAACACACTGTGCCCAATGCAATGCTGAACAAGACCCCACCAAGAGATCTAACCAAAACAAGCCCCACACCAGAGGTGTCAGAAGGATGTCTGAGGCTTATTTTAGGGAGCATTTATTCAGAGACTTTGAAATTActtgaattaattaaaaaaccatCATGGCAAACTCTCACGTGAGCTGCAAGAACACACCTTCCTGGGGCTTGTCTCTGCAGGAACTGTACACACACCTCAGGTGATCTTTGAAACCACTCAGCTCTGGCAAGAAAGTTCTCTGCAAcactccctgtgtcccacctcTGGGGAGGATCAAACTGATCCCAAACCCTGGCTGTGGTTAATAGGGCATCCTGTCAGCCTGAACCAGCACAAACTGTCCCACATCAatggggcacagctctgtcaggaTGTCCAGGTGGACACAGCCCTTCCAGGATGTCCAGGTGGACACAGCCCCTCCAGGATgtccagccagagctgcactttctgtgctgagctcagGAACAGTCTCCTGAAGCCATCAGCTTTACATCCTGAACTCCCAGGCTCTCCCAGCACAACTCTGTCTAAAGAAATCTGCTCCCACAAAGTTAACAAACCAAAAGCCTAAAAATCTCCACCCTCTCAACCtcacaaaacagcagcaaaaaggaCCTGTTGTGGTTTGACCCCCAGGAGAGCCAACAGTTCTTGCATCAACCCACACACAGATGTGCCAAGGAATCCCTGGAGGTGTGGAACTGCACGTCTCCTTCACAGGTGCTTCCCatccaaaacaaacacagaaccacagcccaaggcagggctgcacctttgtcctgtcactagaATGTTTACTGCTTGTGGGGTTTTCAAAGTGCAGTTTCCAACAAAAAGAGAACCTTTTTGGTACCACCCATGGGATGGGCTGAAGACTGGCAGCTGGTTATTCCCACAAAAACCTCTACATATCCTGGGAGGCTCTTccacagcagtgccaaggcCGTGTCCAAAATTTGCTCCAGGCCAGGATAAGATGTTCCACCAACAGGGGTTGTAAAAAAATGGGGCCCTGCTACAGGTCAGAGGTAAAACTTCTAACTTTTACTGATGCTCCTCCTGCTGAGCTAAAGCATCTCCAGAAATCTCCTCCTCACCTACCAAAGGCTATGCCCACATCACCTTTGTTGTACTCAGACATTAGTGATACAATTCATTCCAGACTAATAAATGAAGTCCACAGTGCAGCTCCAACACTTGGCACCCCATAAATATGTTTTGCTCCCAAGTGTTCTGCCCCAGTGCTCCAGATTTGGGGCTCCCCACTCCTCAGCCCAGTGCCTACATATCTATTCCCTGAAGCAGCCTGGGGTTCAACCCTTCACACCCCCATCTGCACATTCTTTGCTGCAGGAAGAGAATTTTTATTCCTGTAAACTTTCAAGAGGTTAATCTGTACAGAACAGGTGCAGTGTTTACACACAGGTAGAAGGTAGGAACACCCTCAAGGCAAACAGGTCTCACACATGGAAAGAGCAGCAAGAAAGGAAAGGGCCAAGGGAGTACAGAGGGCCAAAATGCAGCAGATTTTCCCTCTTATCAATCCTGAGGGGACTAAGAGCAGCACCAGATCTGGAGGGGGCTGTTCCCATTGAATACATGAGGCATCAGGGCAAAATAATGGTCCCTGGCAGAAGCAGGAAGGATTAACTGGCTGGAGTGCTTTCCAGCCTGACTTCCACCTGTGCCTCTGAACATTTCTAAGGGAATGAATGGATGAAATAGACATGGAAAAGGGAGACAGCACCAGAAGACACAGAAGGGCTGAAAGAACTGGCCTGTGCTGATAACAGGTACGCTCCCAGGACACTGCTCCCACATAAACCTGAGGAATTTCATGCTTCCATCAATGTAAGACTCCTCAGCTGGGAAGAGTTCTCCCACTAAAAGGATGGCACTGAGGAATGGCACAGCACATCTATCCTAACAAGGGAAAGCAGGCAGCAAGCAGCAGCCCCTACCCCAAGGTTTATGGAGATTAGCTACAGAGAATGGAAGATGTGCCCAAAAACTCGTTTATCATCAGCAATGAAGAAGAAACACAGCAAGGACTTGAATGCTGGCATTTCCCCTGCACATGCTAGATCTATGACAGATCATTTGGACACACATTTTGGTGCTTGTGAGCAGATGTGAGAAATTCTGCACCATAAAGCCGTTTGCACCTTCTAAATATTATCTTTCCACCAGTGCCAGATGCATTTGGGGACGTAGGAGGCCGAGGGGAGGAAGCCCAGCTGTGGGGATGACTTACTGgccaccaggagctgcacctTGTGCTCGTGGTCCGTCTTGTTCAGCACTTCCCTGCAGGTGTAGTTGCCCTCGTCCTGCACACGCAGCTCGGAGATGCTCAGGGAGCTGTTGTCCACCAGGGAAAAGCGGACATCAGGGGGGAAGGAGACCCTCGAGGAGAAGAGAGGTGGGAAGGACTGCGGATCCCCTTGGAACCAGACCACCTCGGTGGCTTCCTTGGACACGTTGCGGCATAAGAGGAGGACGCTTCCTCCCACCTGCCCAAAAACCACTTCATCTGTTCCTGCAAGAGAGAGGGGACGGCGTTagggatggagggaatgggCAAAGCCACCTTCTGCAGCAAAGACCTGGATATCTGGTCTGTGTCAGCCCTCTGGGGTGCTTGTTACGGGACTGCTGAGGGACCTCTGAGGTGACTAAAAACCACCAGCGCACAGCAGGATCAGGAAAagggacacagctcccagctcccctcccctcagcccgcGCTACCTGCGGCCTCCCGGCGCGGCACCAGCCTCCAGAAGCAAAGGGCGAGGACGAGCCGCGCCGGCGGCATCCCGCCGAGGCGCTGCATGGCTGTGCACCACTGCCGGAGCCCCGCGGAGGCGGAGCTGCCCGGCCACCGCCCCGGGGACAGGCCTGGGGAGGGCGAACGGGCGTGCCCGGCCGGGGGGACCCGCCCGCCAGGCCCGTGAGGGGCCCGTGATGGGGTTCGTCCATCCAGCAGGTCCCGCCGCCTCACAGCCGCCGCTTTGGGCAGCCGCCATCTTGGGACCCCCCCTTCCCCCGGGGCTGCCCTCCATCTTGGGGTCACCTCACCCCCCCTCGGCCACGGGGGCGGCCCCAGCAGAGCGGGGCCGGCGCTGCCCCCGGTGCCGCCCACGGACCGGGAGTGTTTGAACCGGAGAGCGCGGTGTGCGCTGAGGGGTGTTCTCTGAGCTGCAAGCGACCCGCACGTCCAGAGAACTCCTCTAGTCTACCCACTTAGAGACACCGCACAAACCGAGGAGCGGGAAGAGCAGAGATAAATGATTGCTCCTCTGTGTAACCCCGCAGCGAGGACCATAACTGTGCAACTATCCTCGGGTTTCTCCAGGACACCTTACACATGGCAGCTTGGAAGCACAAAGGCGTGCGTGAAGCAGAGCGCTGAGACTCACAGGGTTGCCCCACTGGGCCCTGGtacattaattattaattaaccTAATTAGCGGTAGGGGTGACAGTGCTGGCCCAGGTAACCGGAGCTCGGCCAGCCTCCCTCAGCTCCGCCTGGGGGCGCCATAGAGCTGGCGCGGGAGAGGCCGGCGGTGCGTCTCCACCAATGGGAGGGGAGCATAGCGG from Molothrus ater isolate BHLD 08-10-18 breed brown headed cowbird chromosome 18, BPBGC_Mater_1.1, whole genome shotgun sequence includes these protein-coding regions:
- the VSIG10 gene encoding V-set and immunoglobulin domain-containing protein 10 codes for the protein MQRLGGMPPARLVLALCFWRLVPRREAAGTDEVVFGQVGGSVLLLCRNVSKEATEVVWFQGDPQSFPPLFSSRVSFPPDVRFSLVDNSSLSISELRVQDEGNYTCREVLNKTDHEHKVQLLVANPPQAAPKCWAESSSSGLMLQLFCSWPGGYPHPTLHWREEGQDLENSSWVISSTSSSDTHVETLNSSHLAHRKVFTCVGSHVVKQEQPACTVEIKLPSLESEPPQTCFVGDNVTLTCRVTESTPAAQLSWLRDISQPEEEIQPGGRFLITQEGNVSRLTIQNCSQATDGGCYVCKAQNPVGLRELFVCLTVKQPVNIVGVVGAVVVLSLLTVLTVTGVVLYYNPLLCLRGAAFRNADSGDVLVLVDSEDDEEGKGSEEALSSRSEHEAMALVGGSRAQAAHLNHLTEGDDDELHSGVSAQEVREEARGS